From one Culex quinquefasciatus strain JHB chromosome 3, VPISU_Cqui_1.0_pri_paternal, whole genome shotgun sequence genomic stretch:
- the LOC6039726 gene encoding apolipophorin-3 produces MAKLVFIVLALCLVQVSLARVTRDAPAPPAEENQFLKSLSEFGQKFQTALADTQQSVLKALGFQSNEEVVETIQKNTGKYVDQLKTIQATIQEEAAKHSNIFDPIVKDLNAQIAQTRQKLSEQNPELVQKAQEYQQTVQANIQSLATEAQKAGERIKEEGRGASEQLQAALKQLYDVTFQTLQKTTQELEPKKEGSR; encoded by the exons ATGGCCAAGTTGGTGTTTATTGTTTTGGCTCTTTGCCTAGTGCAG GTTTCGCTGGCACGTGTCACCCGAGATGCTCCAGCGCCACCTGCGGAGGAGAACCAGTTCCTCAAGTCGCTGTCCGAGTTTGGTCAAAAGTTCCAGACGGCCCTGGCCGATACCCAGCAGAGTGTGCTGAAGGCGTTGGGATTCCAGTCAAACGAGGAGGTGGTTGAGACCATCCAAAAGAACACCGGAAAATACGTTGACCAGCTGAAGACGATTCAGGCCACCATCCAGGAGGAAGCGGCCAAGCATTCCAACATCTTCGACCCGATCGTGAAGGACTTGAACGCCCAAATCGCCCAGACTCGTCAGAAGCTGAGCGAACAGAACCCCGAGCTGGTCCAGAAGGCCCAGGAGTACCAGCAGACGGTTCAGGCCAACATTCAGTCGCTGGCCACCGAGGCGCAGAAGGCCGGAGAACGCATCAAGGAGGAGGGCCGAGGTGCGTCCGAACAGCTGCAGGCCGCCCTCAAGCAGCTGTACGATGTCACCTTCCAGACGCTGCAGAAAACTACCCAAGAGCTGGAGCCCAAGAAGGAGGGATCGCGCTAA